From the Brevibacillus choshinensis genome, one window contains:
- a CDS encoding ATP-binding protein, with protein MFSYFKDFLLNIFIIFSPLLFYPYIYKYKAQNRDVLYKFLLYILFAIALVLAMSFPVNLHGLVYDFRSIPLVLGSLYGGPIVSLFLYVTVALYRFAMESPYPLIYLLSVIPSFAFVLFLQRGYHSRKLYQKILMAILLCTSIKLIIFGVYLSLTHQLEILFYQPVTMIETYLLQALIIGVWVYLIEFLNTYFHMQEEMIKSEKSKIVSEMAAAVAHEIRNPLTTVRGFIQLFGTDDLDKQKREFYQKICLEELDRAQLIITDYLSLAKPDPEIIETITINDEINYLSNVLMTYANYNNIQINRILPEDHQQLRVVGDRYKFRQALINIGKNAIEALPDGGVLEMQAACKNGQAVIIIRDNGIGMTPEQIKRLGTPYYSTKEKGTGLGTMVSFGIIKKMSGKIEITSELGVGTEYTLTFPRVN; from the coding sequence ATGTTTAGCTACTTCAAAGATTTTCTACTAAACATCTTCATCATCTTTTCCCCGTTACTCTTTTATCCCTATATTTATAAATACAAAGCTCAAAACAGAGACGTACTGTACAAATTCTTACTGTATATCCTCTTTGCAATCGCGCTTGTCCTGGCGATGTCCTTTCCTGTCAATTTGCATGGACTCGTTTATGACTTTCGTTCGATTCCCCTGGTACTCGGTTCGCTCTACGGGGGACCGATCGTTTCGCTGTTCTTGTATGTGACAGTTGCACTTTATCGTTTTGCAATGGAAAGTCCTTATCCGCTGATTTATCTGCTTTCTGTCATACCGAGCTTTGCCTTCGTTCTCTTTCTGCAGAGGGGATATCATTCACGAAAGCTGTATCAAAAGATTTTGATGGCCATTCTTTTGTGTACCTCGATTAAATTGATCATATTTGGCGTGTATCTCTCCCTGACACATCAGCTTGAGATATTATTTTATCAACCGGTTACTATGATAGAGACTTACTTGTTACAAGCGTTGATTATTGGTGTATGGGTGTATCTGATTGAATTTCTCAATACCTATTTCCACATGCAAGAAGAGATGATCAAGAGCGAGAAATCAAAGATCGTGAGTGAGATGGCTGCTGCTGTAGCCCATGAGATCCGCAATCCGCTAACGACCGTAAGAGGCTTCATTCAACTGTTTGGTACCGACGATCTAGACAAACAAAAGAGAGAGTTTTATCAAAAAATTTGTCTGGAAGAATTGGACCGAGCACAGCTCATTATTACGGACTATCTCTCACTCGCAAAGCCTGACCCAGAGATCATTGAAACGATCACCATTAATGACGAGATCAACTACTTATCAAATGTCCTCATGACGTATGCCAATTACAACAATATTCAAATCAACAGAATCCTACCGGAAGATCATCAGCAGCTGCGAGTGGTGGGAGATCGGTATAAATTCCGGCAAGCCTTAATTAACATCGGCAAAAACGCCATCGAAGCCTTGCCTGATGGAGGGGTTTTGGAGATGCAGGCTGCTTGTAAGAACGGTCAGGCAGTCATCATCATCCGAGATAACGGAATCGGGATGACGCCTGAGCAAATCAAAAGATTGGGCACCCCTTATTACTCTACGAAGGAAAAAGGAACTGGCCTCGGTACCATGGTTTCTTTTGGAATTATTAAAAAGATGAGTGGCAAAATTGAGATTACGAGCGAGCTGGGAGTAGGGACTGAATATACGTTGACTTTCCCGCGAGTGAACTGA
- a CDS encoding aminoglycoside phosphotransferase family protein, translating into MNQSNEIKLDLSLVKRLIAGQFPQWVDLPIKPVESAGTDNVIYRLGEDMTVRLPRVEWAIGQVEKEQRWLPKLASLLPLPIPSPLAMGMPADGYPWHWSVYRWVEGKNATIGRIDDPGQTATALAQFISALQRIDPTGGPPPGPHNSHRGVPLAMRDAPVRAAIANLHNTIDTQAATLAWEAALQAPEWHGSAVWLHGDLHPGNLLVKQGRLCAVIDFGTLGVGDPACDLMVAWTLLSTDTRNAFRLALPVDEATWERGRGWALSFGLIAFAYYLSTNPVLARISRHAIDEVLADYKTST; encoded by the coding sequence ATGAACCAATCAAACGAAATAAAGCTCGATTTGTCTCTCGTGAAACGATTGATCGCCGGGCAATTTCCACAATGGGTAGACCTTCCCATAAAGCCAGTAGAATCTGCCGGGACTGACAACGTAATTTATCGGCTTGGTGAGGATATGACTGTGCGATTACCCCGCGTCGAATGGGCTATTGGACAGGTGGAGAAGGAACAACGGTGGCTACCGAAACTCGCCTCGCTTTTACCGCTTCCCATCCCTTCCCCGCTCGCGATGGGGATGCCCGCTGATGGCTACCCCTGGCACTGGTCTGTCTATCGTTGGGTCGAGGGCAAGAACGCAACAATTGGTCGTATTGACGATCCTGGCCAAACAGCGACAGCACTGGCTCAATTCATATCAGCCCTGCAGCGGATTGATCCTACTGGCGGACCGCCCCCTGGGCCGCACAATTCTCACCGCGGCGTGCCACTAGCAATGCGTGACGCCCCTGTTCGCGCCGCGATTGCGAACCTGCACAACACGATCGATACCCAAGCGGCAACCTTAGCGTGGGAAGCAGCCCTCCAAGCACCTGAGTGGCACGGCTCAGCCGTCTGGCTCCACGGTGATCTGCATCCAGGGAACCTGCTGGTCAAACAAGGTCGGCTTTGCGCCGTCATCGATTTCGGTACTCTAGGCGTTGGCGATCCTGCATGCGATTTGATGGTGGCGTGGACACTCCTCTCCACTGATACCCGTAATGCATTTCGCTTGGCGCTGCCAGTCGACGAAGCAACCTGGGAGCGAGGCCGTGGCTGGGCACTTTCCTTCGGGCTCATCGCCTTTGCCTACTACCTATCCACCAACCCTGTACTAGCCAGAATATCCCGACACGCAATCGATGAAGTTCTCGCCGATTACAAGACCAGCACTTGA
- a CDS encoding nucleotidyltransferase domain-containing protein — MELENTISKLVNSLKQINGVRAIVLGGSRARGSHNENSDIDIGIYYDSRYGLDIQGLQKVATDMDDTGRLNVVTEIGGWGPWINGGGWLVVNHYPVDFLYRDLNKVSTVMQQCHSGEITVDYQPGHPHGFINSIYFSEIALCKVLWDPSGIIREMKTRTNPYPAELKKATILKFFWEATFALETGRKGMYKIDVAYIAGCCFRSLSCLNQVLFALNECYLMNEKGAVAIADSFRMAPRQYAKRVNNIISLITEDREHLEKSLCELSDLIEETNTFVKI; from the coding sequence ATGGAACTTGAAAATACTATTTCCAAACTTGTTAACAGTCTAAAGCAAATAAACGGCGTAAGAGCTATCGTTCTTGGCGGTTCAAGAGCCAGAGGGAGTCATAATGAGAATTCAGATATTGATATTGGGATTTATTATGATTCCAGATATGGATTAGATATTCAGGGGCTTCAAAAGGTTGCTACCGATATGGATGATACTGGTAGACTTAACGTAGTAACGGAAATCGGTGGCTGGGGGCCATGGATTAATGGTGGTGGCTGGCTTGTTGTTAATCATTATCCTGTTGATTTTCTATATCGCGATCTGAATAAAGTATCTACTGTGATGCAGCAATGTCACTCGGGGGAAATTACCGTTGACTACCAGCCTGGGCATCCGCATGGATTTATCAACTCCATTTATTTCTCGGAGATCGCGTTATGCAAAGTGTTATGGGATCCTTCTGGTATTATCAGAGAAATGAAGACAAGAACGAATCCGTATCCAGCTGAATTGAAAAAGGCAACGATTCTAAAGTTTTTTTGGGAAGCAACTTTTGCACTTGAGACAGGGAGAAAGGGAATGTATAAAATAGATGTAGCGTACATCGCAGGATGTTGTTTTCGGTCGTTATCTTGTTTGAATCAGGTTTTGTTCGCACTTAACGAATGCTACTTGATGAACGAAAAAGGGGCTGTTGCAATTGCAGATTCATTTCGAATGGCTCCAAGGCAATACGCCAAGAGAGTAAATAATATAATCAGTCTAATCACAGAGGATCGGGAGCATTTGGAGAAGTCTTTGTGTGAGCTGAGTGATCTAATTGAAGAAACGAATACCTTTGTAAAAATCTAA
- a CDS encoding ECF transporter S component: protein MDSTFSPRKTTKTKTIVINALFIAFTLAATMFINIRLPIMGNGGLIHLGNVPLFIAAFVFGKRTGAIAGAFGMGLFDLISGWTAWAPFTFIIVGTMGYLAGLISEKIPGKRVLVYTLAIAVALIIKIVGYYFVEVILYSNWIQPLGSIPGNVLQVVVAGIIVLPLAERLKKIANQI, encoded by the coding sequence ATGGATTCAACATTCTCTCCGAGAAAAACAACGAAAACTAAAACCATTGTCATCAATGCACTTTTCATCGCATTTACCCTCGCAGCCACAATGTTCATCAACATAAGGCTCCCAATAATGGGGAACGGAGGACTAATCCACCTGGGTAACGTACCTCTTTTTATAGCAGCCTTTGTGTTCGGTAAAAGAACTGGAGCCATAGCAGGTGCCTTTGGAATGGGCCTCTTCGATCTTATCTCTGGTTGGACAGCATGGGCACCGTTTACATTCATCATCGTAGGTACAATGGGCTATTTAGCAGGCCTCATATCCGAAAAGATACCTGGCAAAAGAGTACTTGTATACACACTGGCAATTGCCGTTGCACTGATTATCAAAATCGTAGGCTACTACTTTGTTGAAGTTATCCTTTACAGTAACTGGATACAGCCACTCGGCTCCATCCCCGGAAACGTTCTTCAGGTCGTAGTAGCGGGTATCATTGTATTGCCACTTGCAGAACGCTTAAAGAAAATTGCTAATCAAATATAG
- a CDS encoding carbohydrate kinase family protein codes for MTSRKIDVVVAGLVCLDIIPAVREGKSMNQFFIPGKLIEVGGATIATGGAVSNTGLALHRLGISTCLMGKVGNDDFGRIILDALNRVDTALTEEMIISEGEQTSYSIVLSIPGVDRIFLHCPGANATYQASNIDTARVAGARLFHFGYPPHIRQMYRNGGQNLAELMSLIKSLGVATSLDMAMPDPDTESGQIDWKELLQLTLPHVDMYLPSLEETLFMLRRPYYEELQRQAGDGEILPFVQESVISEVAEQLLGMGCGMVVLKLGESGLYLRTGTRQRVQDIGNHLVSDVEQWADRQLWVPCYETVVKGTTGAGDCTIAGFLAGMLKGLVPETTMMHAVAVGAYCVEGIDATSGVVPWGQVEKRVREKGKRLPLRQIPVGWQLQDQHDLWIGPNDKRTV; via the coding sequence ATGACCTCCAGGAAAATAGATGTGGTGGTCGCTGGACTCGTTTGTCTGGATATAATCCCGGCTGTTCGAGAAGGCAAATCAATGAATCAATTTTTCATCCCGGGAAAGCTGATTGAAGTAGGCGGTGCTACTATTGCCACAGGTGGAGCTGTATCCAACACGGGGTTAGCCTTGCATCGACTCGGGATTTCCACCTGCTTGATGGGGAAAGTCGGTAATGACGATTTCGGAAGGATCATTCTTGACGCATTGAATCGAGTGGACACTGCTTTGACAGAAGAGATGATCATCTCCGAGGGCGAACAGACGTCCTATTCGATCGTACTCAGCATTCCGGGTGTGGATCGGATTTTCCTTCACTGCCCTGGAGCAAATGCAACGTATCAGGCTTCGAACATCGATACAGCAAGGGTGGCTGGCGCACGACTTTTTCATTTTGGCTATCCGCCGCACATTCGTCAGATGTATCGAAATGGCGGGCAAAATCTGGCGGAATTAATGTCGCTTATAAAAAGCCTTGGGGTAGCCACATCCCTGGATATGGCGATGCCTGATCCTGACACGGAGTCAGGCCAAATCGACTGGAAAGAGCTTTTGCAGCTGACTTTACCGCACGTGGACATGTATCTGCCCAGCTTGGAAGAAACGCTTTTCATGCTCCGGCGCCCGTACTATGAAGAGCTGCAACGACAGGCAGGCGATGGCGAAATATTGCCTTTTGTCCAAGAATCTGTGATTAGCGAAGTGGCGGAACAGCTGCTAGGAATGGGCTGTGGGATGGTTGTTCTTAAGCTTGGGGAATCTGGCCTGTATTTGCGGACTGGTACGAGACAAAGAGTGCAGGACATAGGGAATCATCTCGTAAGCGACGTTGAACAATGGGCAGACCGGCAATTGTGGGTACCTTGCTACGAAACGGTCGTGAAAGGGACAACGGGCGCAGGGGATTGCACCATTGCGGGATTCCTAGCAGGGATGCTAAAAGGACTTGTACCAGAGACCACGATGATGCATGCGGTCGCAGTAGGAGCTTACTGCGTGGAAGGCATTGATGCGACTAGTGGAGTCGTGCCTTGGGGGCAGGTAGAAAAGCGTGTGCGAGAAAAGGGTAAGAGGCTTCCTCTGCGACAAATTCCGGTCGGTTGGCAGTTGCAGGATCAGCATGACTTGTGGATAGGACCAAACGATAAGAGAACTGTTTAA
- a CDS encoding DeoR/GlpR family DNA-binding transcription regulator, which translates to MLNSTRQIQMKEYIEKKKNVTVQQLIEHFHVSDMTVRRDLIQLEKLGSFKRVHGGVVFTEDMEEDILLSIREDSHKQEKERIAEKAASLVQEGQSVLLDAGSTTLEVARKLLSLSNITIITNAINVASLLSQNVNLQVIMTGGDVRHSTQSLVGPTAVQFLRRIQVDHAFIGCSGLSLGRGLMNSNMVEGEVKRTMMTVTRHVYVVADHTKFEQTAFNTFAGWDHVDAVISSIQVKEEYQREFEAKGHPRLILV; encoded by the coding sequence ATGCTGAACAGCACCAGACAAATACAAATGAAAGAATATATCGAGAAAAAGAAAAACGTAACCGTTCAACAACTAATTGAACATTTCCACGTGTCTGATATGACCGTTCGCCGTGACTTGATACAGCTGGAGAAGCTGGGGTCATTCAAGCGTGTTCATGGTGGCGTTGTCTTTACGGAGGATATGGAGGAGGATATCCTGTTATCCATTCGGGAAGATTCGCACAAGCAGGAGAAAGAACGGATTGCCGAGAAAGCCGCTTCCCTTGTACAGGAAGGTCAATCTGTATTGCTCGATGCTGGATCGACCACGCTGGAAGTGGCTAGGAAGCTCCTTTCTCTTTCAAACATCACCATCATCACAAATGCGATCAATGTGGCTTCACTGCTCTCACAAAATGTAAATCTACAAGTCATCATGACAGGAGGCGATGTACGACATTCCACACAGTCATTAGTTGGCCCTACCGCCGTTCAATTTTTGCGACGAATACAGGTAGATCATGCTTTTATTGGCTGCAGCGGGCTCTCTCTGGGGCGTGGCCTCATGAATTCCAACATGGTGGAGGGCGAAGTAAAGCGGACGATGATGACCGTTACGCGGCATGTTTATGTGGTGGCAGACCATACGAAATTTGAACAAACCGCTTTCAATACCTTTGCTGGCTGGGATCATGTCGATGCAGTGATCTCCTCCATACAGGTGAAGGAAGAGTACCAACGAGAATTCGAAGCCAAAGGGCATCCGAGACTCATTCTCGTCTAA
- a CDS encoding D-lyxose/D-mannose family sugar isomerase → MGNRNEVKQRTVEILHKAGLLLTEEEQKNIEIADMGLGHLETEGLQLFTYINTDRYCAKELVLFPRQTCPEHLHPSVHGEPGKQETFRCRWGTVYLYVEGEETASIQGIPPAGKEAVYTAKHEIILTPGQQYTIPPNTKHWFQASDEGAIVSEFSSTSRDEFDVFTDPLVKRLEGINQ, encoded by the coding sequence ATGGGAAACCGTAATGAGGTAAAGCAGCGCACGGTAGAAATCTTGCATAAAGCTGGTCTCTTGCTGACTGAAGAAGAGCAAAAAAACATCGAGATCGCTGATATGGGATTGGGTCATCTGGAAACAGAAGGTCTGCAGCTGTTCACCTACATCAACACAGATCGCTACTGCGCAAAAGAATTGGTTCTCTTCCCACGCCAGACTTGCCCAGAGCATTTGCATCCGTCTGTGCACGGGGAACCGGGGAAACAGGAGACCTTCCGCTGCAGATGGGGAACCGTCTACCTTTACGTGGAGGGAGAGGAGACCGCCAGCATCCAGGGAATTCCACCCGCTGGCAAAGAAGCCGTTTACACTGCCAAACATGAAATCATTCTCACGCCGGGACAACAATATACGATTCCACCCAATACCAAGCATTGGTTTCAAGCGAGTGATGAGGGGGCGATCGTATCCGAATTCTCCAGCACGAGCCGGGATGAATTTGATGTGTTTACCGACCCGCTAGTGAAACGGCTGGAGGGAATCAACCAGTAA
- a CDS encoding bifunctional helix-turn-helix transcriptional regulator/GNAT family N-acetyltransferase, with translation MESVQHVEKIRKFNRFYANLLGKIDQEIYHKPFPLTEARVITEINSRNGSTATEVREVLGIDKGYMSRILQRFEEENVIRKERSSEDQRQFLLYLTESGKDIYHQLVDDADREVGKMIQPISKQNQSKLVSSMETIESIFANDPASRTEVTIRSFQPGDVGYVAHLHGTLYSQTYQFGSIFEYYVMKGLTDFLLDNEGGNLWLAEVNGQIVGSIAITRSSERVAQLRWFVIDESYQGMGIGKKLMDTAIAFCNEQEYHHVFLWTVSILETARYLYQKYNFTLTEEKSNKEWTGSTLLEERWDLELSTPKP, from the coding sequence ATGGAATCCGTGCAGCATGTAGAAAAAATCCGCAAATTCAACCGTTTTTATGCCAATCTCTTAGGGAAAATCGATCAAGAAATCTATCATAAGCCGTTTCCTTTGACCGAGGCACGCGTCATTACGGAGATCAATAGCAGAAATGGCTCCACGGCTACTGAAGTGAGAGAAGTCCTCGGAATAGACAAAGGCTATATGAGCCGGATCCTTCAACGGTTTGAAGAAGAAAACGTCATCAGAAAAGAGCGATCTTCAGAGGACCAACGCCAATTCTTACTCTATCTAACAGAGAGTGGCAAGGATATCTATCATCAATTAGTAGATGACGCGGACAGGGAAGTTGGGAAAATGATTCAGCCGATCTCCAAACAAAATCAATCCAAGCTTGTTTCCTCTATGGAAACGATCGAATCGATATTTGCGAATGACCCTGCTTCGCGAACAGAAGTGACGATTCGTTCGTTTCAACCTGGAGATGTTGGCTATGTTGCTCACCTGCATGGAACGCTGTACAGCCAAACGTACCAGTTTGGAAGTATATTTGAGTATTATGTAATGAAGGGCTTAACCGACTTTCTGCTCGATAACGAGGGAGGCAATCTATGGCTGGCGGAAGTGAATGGTCAAATCGTCGGATCCATCGCGATTACTCGATCGAGCGAAAGAGTAGCGCAGCTTCGATGGTTTGTGATCGACGAGAGTTATCAAGGGATGGGCATCGGGAAAAAGCTAATGGATACGGCCATTGCTTTTTGCAACGAACAGGAGTATCACCACGTTTTTCTGTGGACGGTAAGTATTCTGGAGACGGCACGCTATCTCTATCAAAAATACAACTTTACCTTAACGGAAGAGAAATCAAATAAAGAATGGACGGGGAGTACACTACTAGAAGAACGATGGGACTTGGAGCTTTCCACCCCCAAACCCTAG
- a CDS encoding MerR family transcriptional regulator: MFLIGEISKLFQIDIRTLRYYDDIELFKPAQVDDRSGYRYYSIEQFEQLNTILYLKALNIPLKNVKLFLENRDIDRILQLLEEQQQETEKRIQEFTQIQKKITSRIHQIVDATNEQELGKIREVELPERTIVWLKQKIQKTDSLEMSIRLLENRTNMKSTIFLGKVGLSISLENVRQRNFESYDSLFVIVENESFHISEGNEKILPSDKYVTIRFAGTHADASPYYEKLMDYVDEKGYEIVEDATEITLIDYGLTHDPTKFVTEIQLLAK, translated from the coding sequence ATGTTTTTGATTGGTGAAATATCCAAGCTATTCCAAATCGATATCCGTACGCTCCGTTACTATGATGACATTGAATTGTTCAAACCTGCTCAAGTGGATGACCGGTCGGGCTATCGGTATTACTCGATTGAGCAATTCGAGCAGTTGAATACGATCCTCTATCTCAAAGCGTTGAATATTCCGTTGAAAAATGTGAAGCTGTTTTTGGAAAATCGGGATATCGACCGTATTCTACAGCTCTTAGAAGAGCAACAGCAGGAAACGGAAAAGCGAATCCAAGAATTTACACAGATACAGAAAAAAATTACGAGTCGCATTCATCAAATTGTGGATGCGACCAATGAGCAAGAGCTGGGCAAGATCCGTGAAGTCGAGCTGCCCGAACGGACGATTGTGTGGCTGAAGCAAAAAATACAAAAAACGGACAGCCTGGAGATGTCCATACGGCTATTGGAGAATCGTACGAATATGAAATCCACAATATTTTTAGGCAAAGTCGGACTATCGATCTCGCTTGAAAATGTAAGACAAAGAAACTTTGAGTCGTATGATTCCTTATTTGTCATTGTGGAAAATGAAAGCTTTCACATCAGTGAGGGGAACGAAAAAATACTTCCGAGTGACAAATACGTCACGATTCGTTTCGCAGGAACGCATGCGGACGCTTCCCCTTACTATGAGAAGCTGATGGATTACGTGGATGAAAAGGGATATGAGATTGTAGAGGACGCGACAGAAATTACGTTGATCGATTACGGACTGACGCACGATCCAACCAAATTTGTAACGGAAATTCAACTGCTGGCAAAATAA
- a CDS encoding sugar-binding transcriptional regulator — MDSEKQRLSIEAAKLYYQFDYSQQEIADRLGVSRPTVSRLLQHAKEQGYVRIEIIDPREDVNALAKALQDQYRLDTVLVCYSPLNEYEEIKKSISKKAASFIQEVVKDGDIIGVTWGTTMHEIALQLEPKPVRGVEVVQLKGGVSHSQVNTNAMEIVNLFADAFHTVARYLPLPVIFDNLAVKEMVDKDRHIGRIIELGKQANIAVFTVGSVKEDSLLFRLGYFNQEEQEQLRRTGAGDICSRFFDEKGNICSEEINNRTVGIDLPELRKKEKAILVAGGQRKIEAIRAALAGGYANIMITDQFSAQALLQ; from the coding sequence GTGGACAGCGAGAAGCAACGCTTAAGCATTGAAGCGGCAAAGCTATATTATCAATTCGATTACAGCCAGCAGGAGATTGCGGACCGATTAGGCGTGTCCCGGCCTACGGTTTCCCGCTTACTGCAGCATGCGAAGGAACAGGGATATGTCCGGATTGAGATTATTGATCCGCGCGAAGACGTCAACGCGCTCGCGAAGGCGTTGCAAGATCAGTATCGTTTGGATACGGTTCTTGTCTGTTATTCGCCTCTCAACGAGTATGAAGAAATCAAAAAGAGCATCAGCAAGAAAGCGGCTTCGTTTATACAAGAGGTCGTGAAGGACGGGGACATCATCGGGGTGACCTGGGGAACAACCATGCACGAGATCGCGCTGCAGCTAGAGCCCAAACCGGTGCGGGGCGTGGAAGTGGTGCAGTTAAAAGGAGGCGTCAGCCATTCCCAAGTTAACACGAATGCGATGGAGATCGTGAACTTGTTTGCCGATGCGTTTCATACCGTGGCTCGGTATTTGCCGTTGCCCGTTATTTTTGACAATCTGGCGGTCAAGGAAATGGTAGATAAAGATCGCCACATTGGGCGCATTATCGAACTGGGCAAGCAAGCGAACATCGCTGTTTTTACCGTGGGGTCTGTCAAGGAAGACTCGCTGCTTTTCCGTCTGGGTTATTTTAACCAAGAGGAGCAGGAACAGCTGCGGCGTACAGGTGCAGGGGATATATGCTCCCGGTTCTTCGATGAAAAAGGAAACATATGCAGCGAAGAAATCAATAACCGGACCGTCGGGATCGATCTGCCCGAATTGCGCAAGAAGGAGAAAGCGATCCTAGTCGCGGGTGGGCAGCGTAAAATCGAGGCGATCCGTGCGGCGCTGGCGGGGGGGTACGCGAATATAATGATTACCGATCAGTTCAGCGCACAGGCACTGTTGCAGTAG
- the deoC gene encoding deoxyribose-phosphate aldolase — protein MERLNGMIDHTLLRADATKAEIAALTEEAKTYEFATVCVNPAHVSYAAEQLAGSKVKVCTVIGFPLGASTAETKAFETRNAIDNGAAEVDMVINIGALKAEENEVVEKDIQAVVSAAEGKALVKVILETSLLTEEEIVRACQISQKAGADYVKTSTGFSSGGATVAAVALMRQTVGAQMGVKASGGVRSLEDMKNMMEAGATRIGTSSGVKIMEGEESASSY, from the coding sequence ATGGAACGTTTGAACGGCATGATTGACCACACGCTATTGCGCGCAGATGCAACAAAGGCTGAAATTGCAGCATTAACGGAAGAAGCGAAAACATACGAGTTCGCGACTGTTTGTGTCAATCCGGCCCATGTTTCGTATGCGGCCGAGCAGTTGGCAGGCAGCAAGGTCAAAGTCTGCACGGTAATCGGTTTTCCGCTCGGAGCCTCCACTGCTGAAACCAAAGCATTCGAAACGAGAAATGCGATCGACAATGGGGCAGCAGAGGTTGACATGGTAATCAATATCGGGGCTTTGAAAGCAGAAGAGAATGAGGTTGTGGAAAAAGACATTCAAGCGGTCGTATCGGCAGCGGAAGGCAAGGCGCTTGTGAAAGTCATCCTGGAAACGAGTCTCTTAACGGAAGAAGAAATCGTCCGGGCTTGCCAAATCTCGCAAAAAGCCGGAGCAGATTACGTCAAAACCTCGACCGGTTTCTCCAGTGGCGGAGCGACGGTCGCTGCTGTAGCCCTGATGCGCCAAACGGTTGGAGCCCAGATGGGGGTTAAAGCATCCGGAGGGGTTCGTTCACTTGAAGATATGAAAAACATGATGGAAGCCGGCGCTACTAGAATCGGCACGAGCTCGGGCGTGAAGATCATGGAAGGCGAAGAATCGGCGTCGTCGTATTAA
- a CDS encoding LacI family DNA-binding transcriptional regulator — MIRLSKATIVDVAKHANVSIATVSRVINQLGGVRKNTEGRILQAIEELNYIPNAVARSMVKKSTKTIGIIIPDVNNPFFPAVVSGIEQKAREKGYFTLLCNTNESADTERELLRIFMERSVDGLIITTADERGDQLQTVIDAKIPIVAVDRAIKKFEVDTVLVGNIDGAYQATRHLILQGHQKIAIICGSQNTTPGYERFVGYKQAMEDYGIPLVDEHILEGDFKEESGNRLTRALYHLPDRPTAILSSNNLMTMGCLKALSELGWKLGEEVSFIGFDDVDIATFINPPLTVVSRPMRKLGEIAFDLLYERMTRSSVQGKRHYVLSPDLNIRQSCRLR, encoded by the coding sequence GTGATCAGATTGTCCAAAGCTACTATCGTAGATGTTGCCAAACACGCAAATGTTTCTATCGCAACCGTCTCACGAGTGATTAATCAACTGGGCGGCGTGAGAAAGAACACAGAAGGTCGCATTTTACAAGCTATTGAGGAACTAAATTATATTCCTAACGCAGTTGCGAGGAGTATGGTGAAGAAATCGACAAAAACTATAGGTATCATAATCCCAGATGTAAATAACCCGTTTTTTCCTGCTGTTGTATCAGGAATTGAACAGAAGGCGCGGGAAAAGGGTTACTTTACTTTGTTGTGCAATACCAATGAATCTGCCGATACGGAGCGAGAACTCTTAAGGATCTTCATGGAGAGAAGTGTAGATGGTCTTATTATAACCACTGCTGACGAAAGGGGAGATCAATTGCAAACGGTCATTGATGCCAAAATACCAATAGTTGCCGTAGATCGAGCTATAAAGAAGTTCGAGGTGGATACGGTGCTGGTTGGCAATATAGACGGGGCTTATCAAGCAACCAGACATTTAATCTTGCAAGGGCATCAAAAGATTGCGATTATCTGTGGATCCCAAAATACTACACCGGGTTATGAGCGGTTCGTAGGATACAAACAAGCGATGGAGGATTACGGTATCCCACTAGTAGATGAACACATTCTTGAAGGTGATTTCAAAGAAGAAAGTGGGAATCGACTGACGAGAGCTCTGTATCATTTGCCAGATCGCCCGACTGCCATCTTATCATCTAACAATCTAATGACGATGGGTTGCTTGAAGGCGTTAAGTGAGCTTGGTTGGAAACTAGGGGAAGAGGTTTCGTTTATTGGCTTTGACGACGTGGATATTGCTACCTTTATTAATCCTCCTTTAACTGTTGTTTCAAGACCAATGCGGAAGTTGGGAGAAATAGCCTTTGATTTGCTGTATGAACGCATGACGAGAAGCAGTGTCCAGGGTAAACGACATTACGTTTTATCGCCTGATTTGAATATTCGCCAATCTTGCCGCTTAAGATGA